The Candidatus Poribacteria bacterium genome has a window encoding:
- a CDS encoding phosphoglycerate dehydrogenase — MKVLISDPLAKQGIEILEREPDIQVELKTNLSREELMARIPGYDALIVRSSTKVTREIIEAATRLKVIGRAGVGVDNIDVDAATRKGIIVLNTPSANTISAAEHTIAMMLSLSRNIHLANHSLKKGEWNRGKFTGVEVFNKTLGVIGLGRIGTEVVKRAQGLGMKVLAFDPYLSREGAERLKVQLVPLDRLLRESDYITVHTPLTPETRGMIGDKEFEMMKDGVRIINCARGGIIDEKALYNALVSGKVAGAALDVFETEPPPPGNPLLKLDNVLVTPHLGAATREAQVNVAVDVCSQVLSALRGEMVASAVNMPPIDPQTLKLLGPYMSLAEKLGLLQGQLIEGNISEITIDYAGEFFKGDLTPLTVAIEKGLLDPVLQETVNFVNAPFFIKQRGIKVIETRSGEHRNFVNLISVTVKTDSTVHTVAGTVYGKYDPRIVLLDEYHVNAVPYGHILLVYNDDRPGAIGTIGTILGRNDINIADMSVGRFEPGGKAVMVINVDSEVPKDVIGEIRSAPGITFVKQVRL; from the coding sequence ATGAAGGTTCTAATCAGCGATCCGTTAGCTAAACAGGGGATAGAAATCCTCGAGAGGGAACCGGATATACAGGTTGAGCTTAAGACAAACCTCAGTCGTGAGGAGCTGATGGCCCGTATACCGGGGTATGATGCCCTCATAGTTCGCAGTTCGACAAAGGTGACGAGGGAGATCATAGAGGCAGCCACGAGGCTTAAAGTTATCGGCAGAGCTGGGGTCGGCGTGGATAACATCGACGTGGACGCTGCGACGCGCAAGGGTATAATTGTCCTCAACACCCCCAGTGCGAACACCATCTCCGCCGCCGAACATACGATAGCCATGATGCTCTCCCTCTCTAGAAACATCCACCTCGCCAACCACTCACTCAAGAAGGGAGAGTGGAACAGAGGGAAATTCACAGGCGTGGAAGTCTTCAACAAGACCCTAGGAGTTATAGGGCTTGGAAGGATAGGAACGGAGGTGGTCAAACGGGCTCAGGGATTGGGGATGAAGGTGTTGGCCTTTGATCCGTATCTGTCGAGGGAGGGCGCTGAAAGGCTTAAGGTTCAGCTTGTTCCGCTCGACAGGTTGTTGAGGGAATCGGACTATATCACCGTCCATACGCCCCTGACCCCCGAGACCAGAGGGATGATAGGAGACAAGGAGTTCGAGATGATGAAGGATGGGGTCAGGATAATCAACTGCGCTCGAGGCGGGATCATAGACGAAAAGGCGCTTTACAACGCACTTGTAAGCGGTAAGGTGGCGGGAGCAGCTCTAGACGTGTTCGAGACCGAGCCGCCCCCGCCGGGAAATCCCCTATTAAAGCTGGATAATGTGCTCGTCACGCCACATCTCGGGGCGGCCACCAGAGAGGCTCAGGTGAACGTGGCCGTAGACGTATGTTCCCAGGTCCTCAGCGCTCTCAGAGGTGAAATGGTCGCCTCGGCGGTCAACATGCCGCCGATCGATCCCCAGACGCTTAAGCTGCTGGGACCGTATATGTCACTGGCCGAAAAGCTCGGACTGCTGCAGGGACAGCTCATAGAGGGGAATATCTCCGAGATCACGATAGATTACGCAGGGGAGTTCTTCAAGGGCGATCTTACGCCTTTGACTGTGGCAATAGAGAAGGGATTGCTGGATCCCGTTCTACAGGAGACGGTCAATTTCGTTAACGCCCCATTCTTCATAAAACAGAGGGGGATCAAAGTGATAGAAACCAGAAGCGGCGAACATCGCAATTTCGTCAATTTGATCTCCGTCACGGTCAAGACCGATTCCACAGTCCACACGGTCGCCGGCACCGTATACGGGAAATACGACCCCCGGATCGTCCTGTTGGATGAGTATCACGTCAATGCGGTTCCCTATGGCCATATCCTTCTGGTATATAACGACGACAGACCCGGAGCTATCGGGACGATCGGCACCATACTGGGCCGCAACGACATAAACATAGCCGATATGAGCGTCGGAAGATTCGAGCCGGGCGGTAAGGCGGTCATGGTCATCAACGTCGATAGCGAGGTGCCGAAGGATGTGATCGGGGAGATAAGATCCGCTCCGGGTATAACCTTCGTCAAGCAGGTGAGGCTGTGA